CGCGCTGCGCGCGATCGACCCTCCCCCTCCAGGGGAGGGTACAGAGAGTCACATCCGCTGCATCGATACCGAAACCTTCGGGCCGTTCTTGATGGTCTGATAGACCACGCAATAACGCTCGGTGAGCTTCAGCAGCAGGTCGAGCTTGTCCTGCGGTGCATCGGTGTCGACCTCGAAGCGGAGGCGGATCTCGGCGAAGCCGACCGGGGTCTCCTTGTCGACGCCGAGCGTGCCGCGGAAATCGAGATCGCCCTCGGCATAAACGTTGCCGGTCTTCAGCGGCACCTCGATCGCGGTCGCCACCGACTTCAGCGTGACGCCGGCGCAGGCGACCAGCGCCTCCAGCAACATGTCGCCGGAGCAGAGCTCGAGGCCGGAGCCGCCGGTTGCGGGATGCAGGCCCGCCATCGCGATGGCGCGGCCGGTCTCGACCTTGCACGCGATGCCGTCGCTGTCGGTCGAACCCTTCGCCTTTAGCGTGATCAGCGCGGCCTTCGGGTCGGTCTTGTAGCGTTCCTTGATCGGGGCCTGCATCTGACGCAGTTCTGCGGCATCCATTGTCGTTCTCTCCCGGAAAATCGCCCTTCGATGTACCGGCTTACCGAGAAGATGTCACCACCACATGGCCTCGCCGGGACCCTGGGTTGCGTCCCGGTCGGGCACGCTGCGGTCGAGCGAACGGTCGAGAGCCGTCAGCACACTCCGCTTGAAGTTCTCGAACAGCGGCGAGTTGCGGTCGCGTGGCCGGCCGAGATTGACCTCGATCTGGTCGAACAGCCGGCCCGGTCGCGGCCGCATCACCAGCACGCGATCGGCCAGCACCACGGCCTCATCGACGTCGTGGGTGACGAGGATGAGCGTCGGCCGCGTGTCGGCCCAGAGGTCGAGCAGATGATCCTGCAGGTCGCGGCGGGTGAAGGCGTCCAGCGCCGAGAATGGCTCGTCGAGCAGCAGCACCTCCGGCTGCGGCACCAGTGCGCGCGCGATCGCGACGCGCTGCGCCTGTCCGCCGGAGAGCTCGCGCGGCCAGGCCTGCGCCTTGTCAGCGAGCCCGACGCGCGCAAGCGCACGCGCCACCTTCTCGCGCCGCTCGGCCGCGGGCAGATCGGCAAGGCCGAAACCGATATTGTCGGCGACGCTGAGCCAGGGCAACAGCCGCGGCTCCTGAAAGATGATGCCGATCTTGGCGTGCGGCGAACTGATCGCTTCGTTGTCGAGCGTCACCGTCCCGGAGGAGGCGCGATCGAGACCGGCGATGGCGCGGAGCAAGGTCGACTTGCCGCAGCCCGACCCGCCGATGATGGCGATGATCTCGCCCTGGCGGATCTCGGCGGAGAAGCGCGCCAGCGCCTCGACGCCGTTGGGATAGGTCTTGCTGACCCGGTCGAGCGCCAACATCGCTTAATTCCCCTTCGTGCGGACGAAGGCATCCTGCCAGCGCAGGAAGGGGGCCGCGGCAATTTCGATCAGCCAGTCCGTGAGCTTGCCGAGGATGGCGAAGATCACGATCGCGGCCAGGATCTGCGCGGGCTTGCCGAGCTGCTGGCCGTCGAGCAGGAGATAGCCGAGGCCTTCGGAGGCGCCGATCAGCTCGGCCGCCACCACGAACATCCAGCCGAGGCCAAGTCCGACGCGCAAGGACACGACATAGGCCGGCAGCACCGCGGGCAGCAGGATGCGGCGGATCATCGCCGGGCCGGAGAGGCGGAAGGTGCGGCCGACCTCGACGATCTTGCGATCGACCGAGAGGATCGCACCCATCACGCCGAGATAGACCGGGAAGAACACGCCAACCGCGATCAGCGCGATCTTCGAGGTCTCGAAGATGCCGAGCCAAAGGATGAATAGCGGCACCCAGGCGAGCGATGGGATCGCGCGCAGCGCCTGCACGGTCGGATCGAGCAGCCGCCGCGCCAGCGACCAATAGCCGGAGATGGCGCCCAGCAGCGTGCCTGCGACAACGCCGAACGCAAAACCGAGCCCGACGCGCCACAGCGTCGCGGCGATGTGGCGGACCAGCTCGCCGGAACCGGCGAGCTCGCTGATGGTGGCGAACACGCGCGAGGGCGGCGGCACCAGCCGGCCGTTGGACCAGCCCAGCCACACCACGAGCTCCCAGCCGAGCGCGAGCGTCAGCGGCAGCACCACGCCCAGCAGCGGCCGCGCATAGCGCGACAGGCGCGAGGGGGCGACGGCGCTTTCGGCCGTATCAGACGTTCGTTGCAGGACGGGCGCGTCGGAGATCATGGCCGGTAGGAAGCGCGTCTGGCGCGGGAATGCAACCGTGTTGCTACACTCTCCGCCGTCGTCCCCGCGAAGGCCGGGACCCATAACCACAAGGAGACGTGGTTACGGGGACTCGGAGTGACCGCCCTCGCGCCATAACCCCTCCCTGGGGTTACGGATCCCGGCCTTCGCCGGGACGACGGCGGAATGTGGAGCGCCTGCCTCTTCCCTGCACTAATTCGTCGGCAGCGGGACCTGGTCGTCGATCAGGGCGTCGAGCGTTGCCTTGACGTCGACCTTGGCGTCGACGACGCCCGCCTGCTGGAGCGCGAGGCCGGCCGCGAGGATGGATTCGCGCTGGGGCACGCCGATGCGGCTGTGGGTCAGCTCGGTGCGCTCCTTGAGCTGCTTGTCGACGACCGCCTCGGGCAGTTTCGTGACCGCGATGAAGGTCTTCTTCAGCTCGTCGTAATTCGCCAGCGAATATTTTCGCGCTTCCTCATAGACCGCGAGGACGCGGCGGGCGACCTCCGGATGGTCCTTCAGAAACTGCTCGCGCACATTGAGGATGCCCCAGGTGTTGGCGTCGGCCTTGCGGTAGAACAGCTTGGCACCCTCCTCGACCTCGGCCTGCGCCATCATTGGATCGAGGCCGGCCCAGGCATCGACGTCGCCGCGGATCAGCGCGGTCTTGCCGTCGGCGTGCTGCAGCAACACCGGCGTGATGTCCTTCTCGGTGAGGCCGGCGCTGAGCAGCGCGCGCACCAGGAAGATGTGCGGATCGGTGCCGCGCGTGACCGCGACGCGCTTGCCCTTGAGGTCGGCAATACCAGCGATCTTGGAGTCCTTGCCCGTGACCAGCGCGGTCCATTCAGGGCGCGAATAGACGTAGATCGACTTGATCGGGTTGCCGTTGATGCGGGCGACCAGCGCCGCCGAGCCGGCGGTCGAGCCGAAATCGATCGAGCCGGCGTTGAGGAATTCGAGCGCCTTGTTGGAGCCCGCCGACTGCACCCAAGTGACGGTGATGCCGTCCTTGGCGAACTCCTTCTCCAGCAGCCCCTTCTGCTTCAGCACCATCGACACCGGATTGTAGGTGGCCCAATCGATGCGGATTTCCTTGAGTGGATCGGCGGCCCGCGCCGCAGGGGTCACGGCAAGAGCCACAGCTCCCGCCAGCAGAATGCGTCGTGTAATCCTGGTCATGCCCAGCCTCCTGAAAAACTTTATTGTTTTCCAATGAGTTATATATGGAAATCAACGAGAAAATCCGACCCTCGAAAGCGGGATGGCTGAGAACAGATTTGCCCGAAGCCGGACTTTTCCAGCATGGAACGACTATTGCCAGAGAATGGCGGGTGACAGCGCCGGTCGCCTCTTATATCCGGTGAGACATGGACAGCGTCGCGACCGAGCAGAAGCCACAGACGGATGACCGCTTCGACACCGCGCGGATCACCGCCGCGGTCGACGCCCTCGCTGAAAAGCACGAGGGCCGCGAGGACGCGTTCCGCACTGCCGTGGCGCAACTGCTTAAGGCCGAGCTGATCGCGGCGCGCGCCGCGGCACAGGCGATCCTGTTGAAGGACCGTCACGGCCGCCGCTGCGCCGAGCGGCTGTGCCACGTGCAGGACGAGATCATCCGCATCCTGTATTCGGCTGCGACCCGCCACCTCTACCGTTCGCCGATCCCGAGCGGCGCCGAGCGCATGGCGGTGGTGGCGACCGGCGGCTATGGCCGCGGCCTGATGGCTCCCGAGTCCGACATCGATCTCTTGTTCATCCTGCCCTACAAGCAGACCGCCTGGGGCGAGCAGGTCGCCGAGGCCATCCTTTATTGCCTCTGGGACATGGGGCTGAAGGTCGGCCACGCCACGCGCTCGGTCGATGAATCGATCCGCCAGGCGCGCGGCGACATGACGATCCGCACCGCAATCCTGGAGACGCGCTTCCTCACCGGCGACAAGCCGCTCTATGACGAATTGGTCGAGCGCTTCGATAAGGAGGTGGTGCAGGGCACCGCGTCCGAATTCGTCACCGCAAAGCTCGCCGAGCGCGAGGAGCGGCACCGCCGCGGCGGCCAGTCGCGCTATCTGGTCGAGCCCAACGTCAAGGACGGCAAGGGTGCCCTGCGCGACCTGCATACGCTGTTCTGGATCGCGAAGTACGTCTATCGCGTCCGCGACACCGACGAGCTGGTCGAGCGCGGCGTGTTCGACGCCCAGGAATATCGCAGCTTCCGCCGCTGCGCCGACTTCCTCTGGTCGGTGCGCTGCAATCTGCACTTCTATTCCGGCCGCGCCGAGGAGCGCCTCTCCTTCGACCTCCAGCGCGAGATCGCGATCCGGCTCGGCTACACCTCGCATCCCGGCATGCAGGACGTCGAGCGCTTCATGAAGCACTACTTCCTGGTCGCCAAGGAAGTCGGCAACCTCACCGCCATCCTCTGCGCCAAGCTCGAGGACCAGCAGGCCAAGCCCGCGCCGGTGCTGAGCCGGATGATGGCGCGGCTGCGGCCCAGCACCGTGAAGCGGCGCGTCCCCGACAGCGACGACTTCATCGTCGACAACAACCGCATCAACGTCGCCGCGCCCGACGTCTTCAAGCACGATCCGGTCAATTTGATCCGCATCTTCCGCCTGGCGCAGAAGAACAATCTCGCCTTCCATCCGGATGCGATGCGCGACGTGACGCGCTCGCTCGGCCTGATCAACGCGCAGCTGCGCGAGAATCCCGAGGCCAACCGGCTGTTCATGGAGATCCTGACCTCGAACGGCGCCGAGACCGTGCTGCGGCGGATGAACGAGACCGGCGTGCTCGGCCATTTCATCCGCGCCTTCGGCAAGATCGTCTCGATGATGCAGTTCAACATGTATCATCACTATACCGTCGACGAGCACCTGATCCGCTGCATCGGCTTCCTCCAGGACATCGAGCGCGGCGGCATCGAGGAGTTCGCGCTCGCCAGCGACCTGATGCGCAAGACGCGGCCCGAGCACCGCGCGGTGATCTACATCGCAACGCTGCTGCACGACGTCGCCAAGGGCCGGCCCGAGGATCACTCGATCGCCGGTGCCAAGGTCGCGCGCCGGCTGTGCCCGCGGCTCGGCTTCAGCCCGGCCGATACCGAGCTCGTGGCCTGGCTGATCGAGGAGCATCTGACGATGTCCACGGTCGCGCAGTCGCGCGACCTCTCCGATCGCAAGACCATCGAGAATTTCGCCGCCGTGGTGCAGTCGGTCGAGCAGATGAAGCTGCTGACGATCCTCACCACCGCCGACATCCGCGGCGTCGGCCCCGGCGTGTGGAACGGCTGGAAGGCGCAGCTCTTGCGCTCTCTTTATTATGAGACCGAGCCGGTGCTGACCGGCGGCTTCTCGGAGGTCGATCGCGGCAAGCGCCTCGCGGCCGCCTACGCCGAATTCCGCATGGCTTTTGCCGAATGGCCGGAGGACGAGCTCGACGCCTATATCGGCCGGCACTATCCGGCCTATTGGCTCAAGGTCGAGCTGCCGCGCAAGATCCGCCACGCCCGCTTCGTCCGCTCCAGCGAACAGGCCGGCCACAAGCTCGCGATCAATGTCGGATTCGACGAGGTGCGCGGCGTCACCGAGCTGACGATCTTCGCCGCCGACCATCCCTGGCTGCTGTCGATCATCGCCGGCGCCTGCGCCTCGGCCGGCGCCAACATCGTCGACGCCCAGATCTACACCACGACCGACGGCCGCGCGCTCGACACCATCTCGATCTCCCGGGAATACGACCGCGACGAGGATGAGGGACGGCGCGCCACGCGCATCGGCGAGATGATCGAGGACGTGCTGGAGGGCAAACTGCGCCTGCCCGAAGTGGTGGCGCGGCGCACGGTCCGTAGCAAGGCGAAGCCCTTCGTGATCGAGCCGGAAGTGACCATCAACAACCAATGGTCCGACCGCTACACCGTGATCGAGGTCTCCGGGCTCGACCGACCCGGCCTGCTCTACGAGCTGACCACGGCGATCTCGAAGCTCAACCTCAACATCGCCTCGGCCCATGTCGCGACCTTCGGCGAGCGCGCCCGCGACGTGTTCTACGTCACCGATCTCCTGGGCGCACAGATCAACGCCCCGACGCGCCAGGCCGCGATCAAGAGCGCGCTGACCCATGTGATGGCCGGCGACAAGGCGGTGCAGCCGGCGGCGTGAGGCGGGCGGAAGGTCCCGCAAGAACTATCTCCTCTCGTCATTCCGGGATGGCCCGAAGGGCCAGGCCCGGAATCCATAACCACGACTGGTGGATATGGATTCCGGGCTCGCGCTTCGCGCGCCCCGGAATGACGCTGGGGAGAGATCTAAATCTCCACGCCCTCATGCCGCAGCAGCCATCGCTTGCGCTCCAAGCCGCCGCCGTATTTCACCAGCGAGCCATCCGCGCCGATCAGACGATGGCAGGGCAGCACCACGCTGATCGGATTGGAGCCGTTGGCATGGCCGACGGCGCGAATCGCTTTGGGCATGTCGATCCTTGCGGCGAGCGCGCCGTAGCTCATCGTGGTGCCGGCGGGATCTGCGCGAGCGCGGTCCAGACCTTCTGCTGGAACGGCGTGCCGGCGATACGCCATGCGATGCCCGCGAGCTGACTGAGTTCGCCGTCGAAATAGCGCGACAGCGCAGTCCGCATCCCCGTCGGTGCCGGCCGATCGCGCAGCTCCACCGCTCCGTGATGCAGGCGCAGCAGCTCACGCATGCGATGCTCGTAATCGTCCCAATCGAGCGCGCGCAGGTGGCCCTCGGCATCGGTGATCAGCAGCGCGATCCCGATTGGCGTCGACAGACGATCGAGTCCGAAGCTGACGGAGGATTTCGCTGATCGCGCGGGCATGACGGCACCATTGCATCGAAACATGCCATCGCGTTTGCCACGCCGACCGTGCTAACGTCCACCCGAAAGCTGACGCTTTGGCGGAGCTCAACTTGAATCTGATCGCCAATCTTCTGGTGGCGCTGGTCGCCGCGCTGCATGGCTTTTTCCTGATCCTGGAGATGTTTCTCTGGGACAAGCCGCTGGGCCTGAAGGTGTTTCGCAACACGCCCGAGAAGGCCGAGATCACGAAAGTGCTGGCCGCCAATCAAGGCCTTTATAACGGCTTCCTCGCCGCCGGCCTGATCTGGGGCCTGGTCCACGGCAATCCGGCCTTCGCATTCCAGATCAAGGTGTTCTTCCTGCTTTGCGTGATCGTGGCTGGCGCTTATGGCGCCGCGACCGTCAGCTCGCGCATCCTGATGGTGCAGGCGCTGCCGGCAGCGATCGCGTTGGCGGCATTGTTCCTGACCTAAGACGGTTTGACGCTACGGCGCAGCGTCGCGCTCCTTGCGCGGAGCTGTACCTTCCTCCACAATCTTCAGCAGCGATGGCGACCGTTGCAATCGACGGGAAAAGACCATCGGCCGGAAATTCCGTCAGGAGGAACATCCCAATATGAATAATCGTAGAGCCTTCCTAGCTGCCACGGCAGCGCTCGCCGTCACGTTTTCGGCCAGCCAAGCCCTCGCCCAGAAGAAATACGACACCGGGGCGACCGACACCGAGATCAAGATCGGCCAGACCGTGCCGTTCTCCGGCGCCTATTCCGTCTATGCCAACATCGGCAAGACCCAGGCCGCCTATTTCAGGATGATCAACGATCAGGGCGGCATCAACGGCCGCAAGATCAATCTGATCCAGTATGACGATGCCTATTCGCCGCCGAAGACGGTCGAGCAGGTGCGCAAGCTGGTCGAAGGCGATGAGGTGCTGTTCACCTTCCAGCTGATCGGAACCGCGGCCAACGCCGCCGTGCAGAAATATCTCAACGGCAAGAAGGTGCCGCAGCTGTTGGCCTCGACTGGCGCGGCGCGCTTCAACGATCCCCAGAACTATCCCTGGACCATCGCCTACAATCCCAACTACGTGTCCGAGGGACGAATCTACGCAAAATACATTCTCGCCAATCACCCCAACGCCAAGATCGGCGTGCTCTACCAGAACGACGACATGGGCCGCGACTATCTCGCGGGCCTCAAGAGCGGCCTCGGCGACAAGGCCAACATGATCGTCGGCGAAGTCTCCTACGAGGTTACCGACCCCACGGTGGATTCGCAGGTCGTGAAGCTGAAGTCGATGGGTGTCGACGTGTTCTTCGATGCCTCGACGCCGAAGTTTGCGGCACAGGCGATCAAGAAGCTCGCCGACCTCGGCTGGACGCCGGTGCACATCCTCGACATCAATGCGAGCCCGATCTCGGCAACGCTGAAGCCGGCCGGCCTCGAGATCTCCAAGGGCATCATCTCGACGCAATATGGCAAGGAGCCCAGCGATCCGCAGTGGAAGGACGATCCCGGCGTGAAGGCCTTCTTCGCCTTCATGGACAAGTATTTCCCGGAAGGCGACAAGC
This genomic stretch from Bradyrhizobium daqingense harbors:
- a CDS encoding [protein-PII] uridylyltransferase, yielding MDSVATEQKPQTDDRFDTARITAAVDALAEKHEGREDAFRTAVAQLLKAELIAARAAAQAILLKDRHGRRCAERLCHVQDEIIRILYSAATRHLYRSPIPSGAERMAVVATGGYGRGLMAPESDIDLLFILPYKQTAWGEQVAEAILYCLWDMGLKVGHATRSVDESIRQARGDMTIRTAILETRFLTGDKPLYDELVERFDKEVVQGTASEFVTAKLAEREERHRRGGQSRYLVEPNVKDGKGALRDLHTLFWIAKYVYRVRDTDELVERGVFDAQEYRSFRRCADFLWSVRCNLHFYSGRAEERLSFDLQREIAIRLGYTSHPGMQDVERFMKHYFLVAKEVGNLTAILCAKLEDQQAKPAPVLSRMMARLRPSTVKRRVPDSDDFIVDNNRINVAAPDVFKHDPVNLIRIFRLAQKNNLAFHPDAMRDVTRSLGLINAQLRENPEANRLFMEILTSNGAETVLRRMNETGVLGHFIRAFGKIVSMMQFNMYHHYTVDEHLIRCIGFLQDIERGGIEEFALASDLMRKTRPEHRAVIYIATLLHDVAKGRPEDHSIAGAKVARRLCPRLGFSPADTELVAWLIEEHLTMSTVAQSRDLSDRKTIENFAAVVQSVEQMKLLTILTTADIRGVGPGVWNGWKAQLLRSLYYETEPVLTGGFSEVDRGKRLAAAYAEFRMAFAEWPEDELDAYIGRHYPAYWLKVELPRKIRHARFVRSSEQAGHKLAINVGFDEVRGVTELTIFAADHPWLLSIIAGACASAGANIVDAQIYTTTDGRALDTISISREYDRDEDEGRRATRIGEMIEDVLEGKLRLPEVVARRTVRSKAKPFVIEPEVTINNQWSDRYTVIEVSGLDRPGLLYELTTAISKLNLNIASAHVATFGERARDVFYVTDLLGAQINAPTRQAAIKSALTHVMAGDKAVQPAA
- a CDS encoding OsmC family protein, translated to MDAAELRQMQAPIKERYKTDPKAALITLKAKGSTDSDGIACKVETGRAIAMAGLHPATGGSGLELCSGDMLLEALVACAGVTLKSVATAIEVPLKTGNVYAEGDLDFRGTLGVDKETPVGFAEIRLRFEVDTDAPQDKLDLLLKLTERYCVVYQTIKNGPKVSVSMQRM
- a CDS encoding DUF1304 domain-containing protein; translation: MIANLLVALVAALHGFFLILEMFLWDKPLGLKVFRNTPEKAEITKVLAANQGLYNGFLAAGLIWGLVHGNPAFAFQIKVFFLLCVIVAGAYGAATVSSRILMVQALPAAIALAALFLT
- a CDS encoding ABC transporter substrate-binding protein, with the protein product MNNRRAFLAATAALAVTFSASQALAQKKYDTGATDTEIKIGQTVPFSGAYSVYANIGKTQAAYFRMINDQGGINGRKINLIQYDDAYSPPKTVEQVRKLVEGDEVLFTFQLIGTAANAAVQKYLNGKKVPQLLASTGAARFNDPQNYPWTIAYNPNYVSEGRIYAKYILANHPNAKIGVLYQNDDMGRDYLAGLKSGLGDKANMIVGEVSYEVTDPTVDSQVVKLKSMGVDVFFDASTPKFAAQAIKKLADLGWTPVHILDINASPISATLKPAGLEISKGIISTQYGKEPSDPQWKDDPGVKAFFAFMDKYFPEGDKLNTVNTYAYSVAELLVQVLKQCGDDLTRENIMRQVANIKDFTPSFALPGIKINTGPNDYRVNKQMQMMKFNGERWELFGPIIEDSGPSG
- a CDS encoding aliphatic sulfonate ABC transporter substrate-binding protein translates to MTRITRRILLAGAVALAVTPAARAADPLKEIRIDWATYNPVSMVLKQKGLLEKEFAKDGITVTWVQSAGSNKALEFLNAGSIDFGSTAGSAALVARINGNPIKSIYVYSRPEWTALVTGKDSKIAGIADLKGKRVAVTRGTDPHIFLVRALLSAGLTEKDITPVLLQHADGKTALIRGDVDAWAGLDPMMAQAEVEEGAKLFYRKADANTWGILNVREQFLKDHPEVARRVLAVYEEARKYSLANYDELKKTFIAVTKLPEAVVDKQLKERTELTHSRIGVPQRESILAAGLALQQAGVVDAKVDVKATLDALIDDQVPLPTN
- a CDS encoding ABC transporter permease; the encoded protein is MISDAPVLQRTSDTAESAVAPSRLSRYARPLLGVVLPLTLALGWELVVWLGWSNGRLVPPPSRVFATISELAGSGELVRHIAATLWRVGLGFAFGVVAGTLLGAISGYWSLARRLLDPTVQALRAIPSLAWVPLFILWLGIFETSKIALIAVGVFFPVYLGVMGAILSVDRKIVEVGRTFRLSGPAMIRRILLPAVLPAYVVSLRVGLGLGWMFVVAAELIGASEGLGYLLLDGQQLGKPAQILAAIVIFAILGKLTDWLIEIAAAPFLRWQDAFVRTKGN
- a CDS encoding ABC transporter ATP-binding protein — translated: MLALDRVSKTYPNGVEALARFSAEIRQGEIIAIIGGSGCGKSTLLRAIAGLDRASSGTVTLDNEAISSPHAKIGIIFQEPRLLPWLSVADNIGFGLADLPAAERREKVARALARVGLADKAQAWPRELSGGQAQRVAIARALVPQPEVLLLDEPFSALDAFTRRDLQDHLLDLWADTRPTLILVTHDVDEAVVLADRVLVMRPRPGRLFDQIEVNLGRPRDRNSPLFENFKRSVLTALDRSLDRSVPDRDATQGPGEAMWW